DNA sequence from the Coffea arabica cultivar ET-39 chromosome 11c, Coffea Arabica ET-39 HiFi, whole genome shotgun sequence genome:
AGCAGATTCAGGAAGCAAAATCAGGAGACTATAACCAAACCAAAGGAAAAATTGTTGAACTAAAACTGAAGCCGGGACATGCATACAAAGAGAAAGAATCTTTCTAGGCTCAAAAACCAAGGTGCAAGTGGCTTCAAGAGGGTGACCAAAACATAGCTTTCTTCCATGCAAAGGTGATGACAAGGAGAAGAAATAGAATGATATCTTTacaaaatgatgaagaaaaacggtgtgaatTAGAACAGGAAATTGAGGATGAAATATGCGGTTTTTATACCAGAATCTTCACATCATCCCAGCCAATGGATTTTGAAGCTGTCACAAATGTGTTCCCCACATAGTTACAAATGAAATGAATGTAATGCTGATTAAACCAATTGAAGATATGGAGGTGAAAACTGCTCTATTTCAATGCACCCTAATAAAGCTCCCGGGCCAAATTGTATGTCACCCTtcttctttcaaaaattttggcatGTTATTAAAACTGATATTGTGAATGCTATTCAAAGCCTCTTGAACAATGGCCACTTGCTTAAAGCTTTAAATGAAAGTATTGTGACACCTATCCCAATAGTGGAGGCACCTATAAATCTATCCCAATACAAGCCTATCTCTCTCTGTTATGTTTTGTATAGAATAATTGCAAAAGTTATGGCTaacaaattgaagaaaatcattCCCAAGTGTAGTAGCTATGCTCAATTTGTTTTCGTGTCAAGTAGACAAATACTTGATAATGTTATTCTAGCCCAGGAAATTATCCATTGtctgaaaaacaagagaaaaggcaAGAATGCTTTTATGACGCTTAAGCTTTCATGTCAAAAGCTTATGATAGAGTAGAGTGGTAGTTTTGAGGGAGAATGGTGATGAAAATGGGTTTCTGTCTTATTTGGATAAGATGAATAATTAATTGTGCATCCACTGCTTCCTACTCTTTTAGTGTTAATGGTCAGAAAATTGGCTATGTGAAACCCTCTAGAGGTTTAAGACAAGGTGACCCCCTCTCTTCTTATTTCGTCTTAATTTGTGCTAAGGGAATCTCAAACCTAATGAGCAAGATGATTAATAACAGGTTAACCACAGGGGTGAGAGTAGGAAAGGGATGTCTTATGGTGTCCCATCTTCTTTTTGCTAATGAGTTTTGTTGTAAAGCCCGTGTTCAGGAAGTAAAGCAAAAGAAATATCTGCATGCTATTTATGAAAAAGCCTCAGGACAGCtcataaattttgaaaaatctgtTGTAATTTTTAGTGCTAACACTCGTAGGAACTTAAGGAAATTTGCTCAGAATTAGGAAATATAAAAGAAGCACTAAGTGGAAAATACTTAGACTTGCCTATGATGATAGGGAGATCAAAGTCGCAAGCTTTTGGATTCATAAAGGAGAGATTACAGAATAAAATGCAGAATTGGAAGAGGAACTTACCTAGTCATGCAGGAAAAGAGGTGATGATTATAGTTAACATAACACTCCCCATGTACACCATGTCATGCATCAAACTTCCAAAAGAATTATGCAAAGATATATACAGGACGGTGGCAAATTCTGGTGGGGAAATGAGGAAAATGTCAGGAAAATGCATTGGGTTAACTAGAGTAAAATGACTTAAGTAAAAGGAAAAGGGGGACTGGGCTTCAGAGACCTTGAGCGCTTTAAAAAAACTCTATTGGCTAAGTAGCTTTGGAGAATCATCACTCATACAAACCTGCTTGTTAGTAGAGTTTTGAAAACTAGGTATATAAGTAGAGGGCAAGATTTGAACAGTGATCCTCCAAGGACAGCTTCTTGGGTGTGGAAAAGCATTATAGGAACCAGGCAGTAGTTGAATAAAGGAATAAGGCATAGAGTAGGAGATGGAAGAATTGTACAGATATGGTCTGACAAATGGATCCCAAGTTATGAGGATGGAAAGGGAAAAATGATAAGAAAGCGGGATTGCAATctagagaaattgaaggaacTAATTAGGAAGGATGAGTGGAATCAGGATCTAATAAACAAATGGTTCATGAAGGAAGACTTTAAAAAGATTTTAGCTATTCCTCTGAGTTTGATAAGGGGTAAGGATAGAGTATATTGAAAGTATACCAAATATAGACAATTCACTGTCAAGTTTGCATAAGCAGCAGAGATGGAAGAAGTAGGAGAATATCaaaaaggaggaggaagagaAACCAGGGAAGACACCAACTATCCCCAGTAGAAGTCCAAAATGTGGAAAAGCTTATGATCCTTGCAGATGAAGCACAAACTTAAACATTTTGTATGGAGATGCTTGTTACATAGCTTACCAATAAATGAGCAAATGCATAAAAGGAAAAGGCAAGGAGCGGAATCTGTGACTGCTGTGGGGAGGATATGGAGACAGCGGAGCATATGCTATTATTTTGCAAGAATGCTAAACTCACATGGAGAATAGCACCACTACAATGGGATGGTTTAAATGGCATGAGGATCAACATTGTTAGGTGGTGGGAAGGATTAATAGAAGCAAAAAGAAGGGATATGGGACAAGAACATGTTACACTAATTGTAAATATTATGTGGCAGATTTGGAAAGCAAGGAATAGAAAGGTCTTCTCCGAAGATAAGGTAGATGCAGGACTTATGATACAAAAAGAACAGATGGAGTGGATAGAATTCATAAAAGCCCAGAACAGTGGAGGAGGAGATTACATTGAGCAAACAAATCATTCAACTACTTTTGAACACTGGAAACCACTAGGTAGAGGAGTAGTGAAAATCAATATAGATGCCGCTTTTGCAAAAGGAATGGATAGAAGTGGACTAGGAATTGTGGCAAGAGACTGGAAAGGAAGAACAATGAAAGCATGGGCAAAGATTTGAGGAGAAATCCAATGAGCCACTTGTGGAGGAAgctgcagcaatcaaaatgggaATGATGATGGCTTAGGAAGCACATTGGAAGGCAGTGGAGATTCAATCAGATTGCAAAACTTTAGTGGACTTGATCATGGAGGAGAATGTCAAGGAGTCCAGACTTGCTGTTATCCTAGATGACATTGATAAAATGAAAGGTTTGTTCCACCAATGTACTTTTTCTATTATTAATAGGATAGAAAACATATGTGCACACAAACTAGCGAAATTTGTAGTCAGACTTGAtagaaatgtaaaatgggaaGGAAATTTCCCCATGTGGCTCCATAAGAGCGCACAAAATGATCACTTGGATGGTAACCCTTTTGTAACAAAACTTGTGGTATGAAGCTAGAAATGAAATATGACTtgcttttgaccaaaaaaaaaaaactactaccAAGTCTAGGGAAATGCTTTAAGCACTGAGCTGAATTTAACTTTAAAATGGCCACATAAGCAATAGTTGCTCACCCTATAAAAGAATGACAACTAGAAAGTCTCTACAAGAATAGACTCTTTACAATCAATGCCTTGGAATTCATTCTACAATCCCTAATGTGAaagtattttttgaaaaaaatcaaatttgaaaaactagAATACATGATGAAAACTAGAGTTCAAAATTTATATTCCTCATATGCTCAAATGTTCATCTCTGGGCAAACTTTGAACTGTATCTGACCATCTGCCTGGTGAATGGTCACTACTATTAGAAGACACTTGAGCTTCTGCCCTTGCCTCCCTGATCATCCTTAAAACATCCCTCATTGTAGGCCTATTTTCTGGTGCAAGTGCAACACACGCCATGGCAACATTCAAAAGAGCTCCAAGTTTCTCCTCGGAGGCCTCATTGCTAGAGGCGGGCTCATCACCAGATTCAGTCTCTTCTTCTCTGACTGATCGTACCCACCTTGGGATGTCAGAACCGTGTTCTTGGACAAGATCCTGAAAAGGAGTCTTTCCAGTGAGGAGCTCCAAAAGAAGAACTCCAAAGCTGTAGACATCAGCTTGTTGAGTTAGAGGCCTTCGAATGTCACGGCATTCAGGAGCTCTGTAGAAGAGGGAAGAAGCGCTGGATTCCTCAATGGAATCTGGGTTTCTAATGGTAGTGAGCCCATAATCAGTCAGGCAGGACTCAAAATCAGTACCCAAGAGTACATTGGATGACTTCAAGTTGCCATGGGTTAAGCCGGGATTCTGATGAATGTAAAGCAGCCCTGTGGCCAAGTCCTCGGCTATCTTAAGGCAGGACGTCCAGTGAAGAGGTTTGGAACCACCAGAAGCTCTTGATCCTGCCAAAGAagtacagaaaaaaaaaaatagtcagGAAAGCAAAACCAGTGGCACTTACAGAACCACGTCCTAAACTTTATCCGAAATTAGTTTTGAAGTTATTCAGTAGAAAGTTCATCTATTTGTCTTCCTTCCAGTCTTCCAAACTTTAACGGACTCATTCACCATCATTGGCTGTCAGATCTCTCCTGTGCATCCAGCCAATAGATATTTATACCTCATCGTGTTGAACTTTATGTACCCCACTACATAaatttcacatgattttcaagCACACAACATAGAAATTCCTTTGTAATGCAAAGAAGCTACCTCAGAATTCAATTATTCAGATCAAAATGGTTTTTATTGTCAAACGTAGCCATATATGAAATGGTATACTTAATTTTTATGAAAGCAAAAAGAACTTTAATAAATAGTGCATAGTTTTGTATGCGCCAAAAGATAAGCAAAAGGTTACTTGGTCAAACCATTTTACGAGTAATTTTGCTAAAGACATTCTATCTAACAGCTTCATGGAAGCAAGGTCATCATAGTTATGATGAATCACAGAGTTCAATCGGTGATGCAGCAAAAGAAGTTTAGTACATCCTTCGCCAGTCACTAGTTTAATATAATGAATGAC
Encoded proteins:
- the LOC140016537 gene encoding uncharacterized protein, encoding METAEHMLLFCKNAKLTWRIAPLQWDGLNGMRINIVRWWEGLIEAKRRDMGQEHVTLIVNIMWQIWKARNRKVFSEDKVDAGLMIQKEQMEWIEFIKAQNSGGGDYIEQTNHSTTFEHWKPLGRGVVKINIDAAFAKGMDRSGLGIVARDWKGRTMKAWAKI